In one window of Phalacrocorax aristotelis chromosome W, bGulAri2.1, whole genome shotgun sequence DNA:
- the GNA11 gene encoding guanine nucleotide-binding protein subunit alpha-11 — protein sequence MTLESMMACCLSDEVKESKRINAEIEKQLRRDKRDARRELKLLLLGTGESGKSTFIKQMRIIHGSGYSEEDKKGFTKLVYQNIFTAMQSMIRAMETLKILYKYEQNKANAVLIREVDVEKVMTFEQPYVSAIKTLWNDPGIQECYDRRREYQLSDSAKYYLSDVDRIATPGYLPTQQDVLRVRVPTTGIIEYPFDLENIIFRMVDVGGQRSERRKWIHCFENVTSIMFLVALSEYDQVLVESDNENRMEESKALFRTIITYPWFQNSSVILFLNKKDLLEDKILYSHLVDYFPEFDGPQRDAQAAREFILKMFVDLNPDSDKIIYSHFTCATDTENIRFVFAAVKDTILQLNLKEYNLV from the exons ATGACTCTGGAGTCCATGATGGCCTGTTGCCTGAGCGACGAGGTGAAGGAGTCGAAGCGCATCAACGCCGAGATCGAGAAGCAGCTGCGGAGGGACAAGCGCGACGCCCGCCGCGagctgaagctgctgctgctgg GCACTGGGGAGAGTGGAAAAAGCACATTCATTAAGCAAATGCGTATAATTCATGGCTCAGGCTACTCTGAAGAGGACAAAAAAGGCTTCACCAAGCTGGTGTACCAAAACATCTTCACTGCCATGCAGTCTATGATCAGGGCCATGGAAACCCTGAAGATTCTGTACAAATATGAACAGAACAAG GCCAATGCAGTGCTGATCCGGGAAGTGGATGTAGAAAAGGTCATGACATTTGAGCAGCCATATGTAAGTGCAATTAAAACATTGTGGAACGACCCTGGAATACAAGAGTGTTATGACAGGAGAAGAGAATATCAGCTTTCCGACTCAGCTAAATA CTATCTTAGCGACGTGGATCGTATTGCTACCCCAGGATATCTACCAACTCAGCAAGATGTGCTACGGGTTAGAGTTCCTACAACCGGTATCATAGAGTACCCCTTTGACCTAGAGAATATTATCTTCAG aatGGTGGATGTTGGAGGTCAAAGATCAGAACGAAGGAAGTGGATccattgctttgaaaatgtgactTCCATCATGTTTTTAGTAGCACTTAGTGAATATGACCAAGTTCTGGTGGAATCTGATAACGAG AACCGGATGGAAGAGAGTAAAGCTCTCTTTCGAACCATTATCACTTATCCATGGTTCCAAAATTCTTCTGTTATCCTCTTCCTCAACAAGAAAGATCTGTTGGAAGACAAGATCCTATATTCCCACCTTGTTGACTATTTCCCAGAGTTTGATG GCCCACAGAGGGATGCACAGGCAGCCCGTGAGTTCATTCTCAAGATGTTTGTGGATTTAAATCCAGACAGCGATAAAATCATCTATTCTCACTTCACATGTGccacagacacagaaaacatcCGTTTCGTCTTTGCAGCTGTCAAGGACACCATCCTACAGCTCAACCTGAAGGAGTACAACCTGGTTTGA
- the LOC142049460 gene encoding chymase-like, with protein MSLTSVVSWSLVSGYKTLLGAGTDPSCSLTSKRATEAENAAMKHLQKLLLFLLLVTCPPAKASYSWNWRERGGEAKTHSTPYMAYLQGKNNQFCGGFLVAPNWVMTAAQCFVHKPLTVILGAHTIQKREDSWQTFEVQEYHCHPGFMSPKKGNDILLLKLKGNATSNRYVEIIPLEKSKVPGGTECSIAGWGYKTSTATLREANVTIIKKRDCLSHFPGLADNLICGHSESPGVPEKGDTGDPLVCNKAAYGIFSYKHNNWPGFYTHIAPYLHWVYSVMKSA; from the exons ATGAGTCTGACCTCTGTGGTTTCCTGGAGTCTAGTCTCAGGCTATAAAACCTTGCTGGGAGCAGGAACAgaccccagctgcagcctcacctccaaGAGAGCCACTGAAGCTGAAAACGCTGCGATGAAGCACCTGCAGAAACTCCTGCTCTTTCTCCTGCTGGTGACATGCCCTCCAGCCAAAGCCA GTTATTCCTGGAAttggagggagagaggaggtgAAGCCAAGACTCACTCCACACCCTACATGGCCTATCTTCAAGGAAAGAACAACCAATTCTGCGGAGGCTTCTTAGTGGCCCCGAACTGGGTGATGACAGCAGCTCAGTGCTTCGT ACACAAACCTCTGACTGTCATCCTTGGAGCCCACACAATCCAGAAGAGAGAGGATAGCTGGCAAACATTTGAAGTCCAAGAGTATCACTGCCACCCAGGCTTCATGAGTCCTAAGAAGGGAAATGACATCCTCTTGCTGAAG ctgaaaGGCAATGCCACCAGCAACAGATACGTTGAGATCATTCCCTTGGAAAAATCAAAAGTCCCTGGTGGGACTGAGTGCAGCATAGCCGGCTGGGGCTACAAAACAAGCACTGCCACGTTACGTGAAGCCAATGTCACCATCATCAAAAAAAGGGACTgcctcagccacttccctggacTTGCTGACAACTTGATTTGCGGCCACAGTGAATCTCCTGGGGTACCTGAAAAG GGTGATACTGGGGATCCACTCGTCTGCAACAAAGCAGCCTATGGCATCTTCTCCTATAAGCATAACAATTGGCCTGGTTTCTACACACACATTGCTCCTTACCTTCACTGGGTCTACAGTGTCATGAAGTCAGCATGA